In Anaerolineales bacterium, the following proteins share a genomic window:
- the rimM gene encoding ribosome maturation factor RimM (Essential for efficient processing of 16S rRNA) → MAKEKNTGSPKGEPLYLSVGYLRRPHGLHGEIVMDLHTDFPERMKKGRKLFVGEEYKPMTLASVRPHQAGLLVKFKGVETPEEAGLYRNQWAFVKKADVPPLPEGTIYQHELIGFRVVDEEGNPLGELVEILETGANDVYVVRDDSGKEILLPAIPSVVLDVEAGSRTLRVHVLEGL, encoded by the coding sequence ATGGCAAAAGAAAAAAACACAGGCTCGCCGAAAGGCGAGCCGCTTTATTTGAGCGTGGGTTATTTGCGACGTCCGCATGGTTTGCACGGCGAGATCGTAATGGATTTGCATACCGATTTCCCTGAGCGCATGAAAAAGGGACGAAAACTTTTTGTCGGCGAAGAGTATAAGCCGATGACGCTCGCCAGCGTGCGTCCGCATCAGGCAGGTCTGCTTGTAAAATTCAAAGGCGTCGAAACTCCCGAAGAGGCGGGGCTGTATCGCAATCAATGGGCGTTCGTCAAGAAAGCGGATGTCCCGCCGTTGCCTGAGGGTACAATTTATCAGCATGAACTGATCGGATTCCGAGTTGTGGATGAAGAGGGGAATCCGCTTGGCGAGTTGGTCGAGATTTTGGAGACGGGTGCGAACGACGTGTACGTAGTGCGAGACGACTCGGGCAAGGAGATTCTTCTCCCTGCGATTCCTTCGGTCGTTCTCGACGTGGAGGCTGGTTCACGAACCTTACGCGTTCACGTGCTGGAAGGTTTGTAA
- the leuC gene encoding 3-isopropylmalate dehydratase large subunit, with product MAHTLAEKILAAKCDQRELFPGQFINARVDLVMASELSGVLAIEEFEKIKGARVFDPKKVVFVMDHFTPAKDIKSAEIVKQCREFSREHGVRFYDVGRAGIQHILLPEQGMIVPGDLIAGADSHTCTHGFIGAFGTGIGSTDAAVAMALGEIWLKVPESVRFVYHGKPQKWVRGKDLILHTIARIGVEGARYQAMEFTGEALNYLDMSDRFSMANMAIEAGAKAGLFAADEMTRAYIRSRGRQDGLYLQSDPDAEYANVYEFDVTEFEPFVAVPFIPENVKPVSQLGNVEIDQAVIGMCTNGNLEDLRAAAEILKGHQIHPRVRAVVIPGSQKVYLDALKEGLIEIFIEANCSVSTPTCGPCLGGHMGVLAAGEKCISTSNRNFRGRMGHVASELYLANPYVAAASAIAGRIISPEDL from the coding sequence ATGGCTCATACGCTTGCAGAGAAAATACTCGCCGCCAAATGCGACCAGCGGGAATTATTTCCCGGTCAATTCATCAACGCCCGCGTGGATCTGGTGATGGCGTCCGAACTTTCGGGCGTACTCGCCATCGAAGAGTTCGAGAAGATCAAGGGCGCGCGCGTCTTCGACCCGAAGAAAGTGGTCTTCGTGATGGATCACTTCACGCCCGCCAAAGATATTAAAAGCGCGGAGATCGTCAAGCAATGCCGCGAGTTCTCCCGAGAGCACGGCGTCCGCTTCTACGATGTGGGACGCGCGGGCATCCAGCACATCCTTTTGCCCGAACAAGGGATGATCGTGCCGGGCGATCTGATCGCGGGCGCGGACTCGCACACTTGCACGCACGGCTTCATCGGCGCGTTCGGCACCGGCATCGGCTCGACCGACGCGGCGGTGGCGATGGCTCTGGGCGAGATCTGGTTGAAGGTCCCGGAGAGCGTCAGGTTCGTCTATCACGGCAAACCGCAGAAGTGGGTGCGCGGCAAAGATTTGATCCTGCACACCATCGCGCGCATCGGCGTCGAAGGGGCGCGCTATCAAGCCATGGAGTTCACGGGTGAGGCGCTGAACTATCTCGATATGAGCGACCGCTTCTCGATGGCGAACATGGCGATCGAGGCTGGGGCGAAAGCGGGTCTGTTTGCGGCGGACGAAATGACGCGCGCCTACATCCGCTCGCGCGGGCGGCAGGACGGTTTGTACCTGCAAAGCGACCCGGACGCGGAATATGCAAATGTGTATGAGTTCGACGTGACCGAATTCGAGCCGTTCGTCGCTGTGCCGTTCATCCCGGAAAACGTCAAACCCGTTTCGCAACTGGGGAACGTGGAAATTGACCAGGCGGTCATCGGCATGTGCACCAACGGCAACCTCGAAGACCTGCGCGCCGCGGCGGAGATTCTCAAAGGGCATCAGATCCATCCGCGCGTGCGCGCGGTCGTCATCCCCGGTTCGCAGAAAGTGTATCTCGATGCGTTGAAAGAAGGTTTGATCGAAATCTTCATCGAAGCCAATTGCTCGGTCAGCACGCCCACTTGCGGACCGTGCCTCGGCGGTCACATGGGCGTTTTGGCGGCGGGCGAGAAGTGCATCTCCACCAGCAACCGCAACTTCCGCGGGCGCATGGGGCATGTTGCCAGCGAACTGTACCTCGCCAATCCGTACGTTGCCGCGGCGTCGGCGATCGCGGGGAGGATCATTTCGCCGGAGGATTTATAA
- a CDS encoding 3-isopropylmalate dehydrogenase: MKTYNIGVIAGDGIGPEVTHEALKVLRAVKHGFDYNFVEYPYSGAHYLKTKELVPDKVIDEWKTLDAILLGAIGHPAVEVGLVERSVILGLRFGLDLYINLRPIKLYAENLCPLKGKTPKDIDIAVVRENTEGEYAQIGGILKKGMPDEVATSTSLYTRVGVERTIRYAFELARSRAKANNKPGHLTLVDKANAIRPQEIWTRVFAEVGKEYPDIKQDHAYVDAFAMLMIQQPESYDTIVTTNLYGDILTDLGAALQGGIGIAASANLHPGKTSMFEPIHGSAPDIAGQGIACPLAVILAAGMALDYLGEKDAAQRIESSVAYLLASGKISHADARSGIGTVEMGEMVAKQIQASPA, translated from the coding sequence ATGAAAACTTACAACATCGGAGTTATCGCGGGAGATGGGATTGGGCCCGAGGTCACGCATGAAGCGTTGAAAGTCTTGCGCGCGGTGAAGCATGGTTTCGACTACAACTTTGTCGAGTATCCGTATTCGGGCGCGCACTATCTCAAGACGAAGGAACTTGTTCCCGATAAAGTGATTGACGAATGGAAGACGCTCGACGCGATCCTGCTCGGCGCGATCGGGCATCCCGCTGTGGAAGTGGGACTCGTCGAACGCTCGGTGATTCTCGGTCTGCGCTTCGGGCTGGACCTGTACATTAACCTCCGCCCGATCAAACTCTACGCCGAAAATTTGTGCCCCCTCAAAGGCAAAACTCCAAAAGACATTGATATCGCCGTTGTGCGCGAAAACACGGAGGGCGAATACGCTCAAATTGGCGGCATCTTGAAAAAAGGAATGCCCGATGAAGTCGCCACGTCCACCAGCCTTTACACGCGGGTCGGAGTTGAACGCACGATCCGTTACGCGTTCGAACTGGCTCGCTCGCGCGCCAAAGCCAACAACAAACCGGGACATCTCACCCTTGTGGATAAAGCCAACGCCATCCGCCCGCAGGAGATTTGGACGCGCGTCTTTGCCGAAGTGGGGAAGGAATACCCCGACATCAAGCAGGATCACGCCTACGTGGACGCGTTCGCGATGCTGATGATTCAACAACCCGAATCGTACGATACCATCGTGACCACCAACCTCTACGGCGACATTCTCACCGACCTCGGCGCGGCGCTTCAAGGCGGGATCGGAATCGCCGCCTCCGCCAACCTGCATCCCGGCAAGACCTCCATGTTCGAACCGATCCATGGCTCCGCGCCGGATATCGCCGGGCAGGGAATCGCCTGTCCGCTTGCCGTGATCCTGGCGGCGGGCATGGCGCTCGATTATCTTGGCGAAAAAGACGCGGCGCAACGAATCGAATCCAGCGTCGCGTATCTGCTCGCCAGCGGAAAAATTTCCCACGCCGACGCGCGCAGTGGCATCGGTACCGTCGAAATGGGAGAAATGGTCGCCAAGCAGATTCAGGCATCCCCTGCGTGA
- a CDS encoding hemerythrin domain-containing protein, which produces MQAIDILMQEHRIIEKVLDSLETAANRLAAGEDVVPMEFFLQAADFIRNFADGQHHQKEEGILFVALDENGMAKDVEPVSVFMDEHEMARAHTRGMIENAERVKTGDASAKAQLVQHALDYVELLREHIQKEDNILFPIADNILDGQNQKLVADFKHADDERQTGETYLRLAEELASAFGK; this is translated from the coding sequence ATGCAAGCCATAGACATTCTCATGCAGGAACATCGTATCATCGAAAAAGTATTGGATTCACTGGAGACTGCCGCGAACCGTCTCGCGGCAGGGGAAGATGTTGTTCCCATGGAGTTTTTTCTCCAAGCGGCTGATTTCATTCGGAATTTCGCCGATGGACAGCATCACCAAAAAGAGGAGGGCATCCTGTTCGTGGCGTTGGACGAAAATGGAATGGCGAAAGATGTCGAACCCGTATCCGTTTTCATGGACGAGCATGAAATGGCGCGTGCCCACACGCGCGGAATGATCGAAAACGCTGAGCGCGTCAAAACGGGCGACGCGAGCGCCAAAGCCCAACTTGTTCAGCATGCGCTAGATTATGTCGAGTTGTTGCGCGAACACATCCAGAAAGAAGACAACATCCTCTTTCCGATAGCGGACAACATTCTCGATGGGCAGAATCAAAAGTTAGTAGCGGATTTCAAACACGCCGACGATGAGCGGCAAACGGGAGAAACCTATCTCCGCCTCGCGGAGGAACTCGCGAGCGCGTTCGGAAAGTAG
- a CDS encoding ATP-binding protein: MAVLRLLLDPYVEFHGVPPPLDRPDFIFPFGFIGFFILIMAVIFGVRNLRRMSMPLDELLEASNRVADGDFTVRVEERGPHEVRALLSEFNSMAEKLELNDKQRRNMLADISHELRSPITIMQGNLEGMIDGVYAADAERLKSLYDETKILSRLVDDLRTLALAESGSLQLKREPTDIGALIREVVAGFESKAKEKDIKFQLDLANVDSIEIDPLRIREVLSNVVANAVRYTPSGGAIKVGLTESAVPENRSVTVFVQDSGEGIQAADLSRIFDRFYKSSDSGGMGLGLSIAKYLVEAHGGKIWAESEAGQGTRISFSIPF, encoded by the coding sequence ATGGCGGTGCTCCGACTGTTGCTCGACCCGTATGTTGAATTCCATGGCGTTCCGCCGCCGTTGGACCGCCCCGATTTCATTTTCCCGTTTGGCTTTATCGGCTTTTTCATTTTGATCATGGCGGTGATTTTTGGCGTGCGGAATCTGCGACGCATGTCCATGCCGTTGGATGAGTTGCTTGAGGCGTCGAACCGAGTGGCGGATGGCGACTTCACTGTGCGCGTGGAGGAGCGTGGACCGCATGAAGTCCGCGCGTTGTTGAGTGAATTCAACTCGATGGCGGAAAAATTGGAATTGAACGACAAGCAACGCCGCAACATGCTTGCCGACATTTCGCATGAACTTCGTTCGCCGATCACGATCATGCAGGGAAACCTCGAAGGGATGATTGACGGAGTCTACGCGGCGGATGCGGAGCGGTTGAAGTCGTTGTATGACGAGACGAAAATCCTCTCGCGGCTGGTGGATGATCTGCGGACTCTCGCTCTTGCTGAAAGCGGATCGTTGCAGTTGAAGCGTGAGCCAACGGATATAGGCGCTTTGATTCGTGAAGTCGTTGCGGGGTTTGAGTCGAAGGCGAAGGAAAAGGATATTAAGTTTCAGTTGGATTTGGCAAATGTGGATTCGATTGAGATTGACCCGCTGCGCATCCGTGAGGTGTTGTCGAATGTTGTCGCGAATGCAGTACGGTATACACCGAGCGGAGGGGCGATAAAAGTCGGGTTGACTGAATCAGCTGTCCCTGAGAATCGAAGCGTGACGGTTTTCGTCCAAGATAGCGGAGAGGGAATCCAAGCCGCAGATTTGAGTCGCATCTTCGACCGATTCTATAAATCCAGTGATTCGGGCGGGATGGGATTGGGCTTGTCGATTGCGAAATATTTGGTCGAGGCACACGGTGGGAAGATTTGGGCGGAATCCGAGGCGGGGCAGGGGACGAGGATTTCGTTTTCAATACCTTTTTAA
- a CDS encoding LeuA family protein: protein MSSNPNDTHELIYDWNLVEAPNMPTKRVMVADETLRDGLQSPSVIHPEIQDKVYLLYLMSDLGVDAADLGLCGAGEKFKYHVSVLAKEIVNQKMAIQPQSAARTVISDIAPIVDVSEEAGIPVEALIFLGTSPIRQYAEGWDINFLLRQTEEAVTFAVKHNLPVMFVTEDTVRADPETLRQVYATAIRSGAKRICVADTVGHVTPHGVRALIAFVRRIVEEVNPAVGIDWHGHRDRGLDIANTLAAIEAGADRVHACGLGIGERSGNTPMELLLVNLNLLGWAERDLTKLPEYCEVIAEKCGTVIPFNYPVVGADAFRTATGIHAAAIAKALSMHDDWLAERVYCGVPSSMVGRAHEIEIGPMSGEHNVRFLLNRRGLQADAPIVAKILEVAKRSNRLMSEEDVKRIVTVMSRRLRAHQEITDDEIDRELSRVKARV from the coding sequence ATGTCCTCGAATCCAAACGATACGCACGAACTGATCTACGATTGGAATCTCGTCGAAGCGCCCAACATGCCGACGAAGCGCGTCATGGTGGCGGACGAGACTCTGCGCGATGGATTGCAATCGCCGTCGGTGATTCACCCTGAGATTCAGGACAAGGTTTATTTGCTCTATCTCATGTCTGACTTGGGAGTGGACGCGGCGGACTTGGGTTTGTGCGGCGCGGGGGAGAAGTTCAAATATCACGTCTCTGTGCTGGCGAAGGAGATCGTCAACCAGAAGATGGCGATTCAGCCGCAAAGCGCGGCGCGTACTGTGATCTCGGATATCGCGCCCATCGTGGACGTTTCGGAAGAAGCCGGGATCCCAGTCGAAGCGTTGATCTTCCTCGGCACGAGTCCCATCCGCCAATACGCGGAGGGCTGGGATATTAACTTCCTCCTGCGCCAAACGGAGGAGGCGGTCACGTTCGCGGTCAAACACAACCTGCCGGTCATGTTCGTCACTGAAGACACGGTGCGCGCCGACCCTGAGACTCTGCGTCAGGTGTACGCGACAGCCATACGGTCCGGAGCGAAGCGGATTTGCGTCGCCGATACGGTGGGGCATGTCACGCCGCACGGTGTCCGCGCGCTGATCGCGTTCGTGCGTCGAATCGTGGAGGAGGTGAATCCCGCAGTGGGGATTGACTGGCACGGTCACCGCGACCGGGGACTCGATATCGCCAATACGCTGGCGGCGATCGAAGCGGGCGCGGATCGCGTCCACGCGTGCGGGCTGGGCATCGGCGAGCGCAGCGGCAACACGCCCATGGAACTCCTACTGGTCAACCTGAACCTGCTCGGTTGGGCGGAGCGTGACCTGACGAAACTGCCCGAGTACTGCGAAGTGATCGCCGAAAAATGCGGCACGGTGATTCCGTTCAATTATCCGGTGGTGGGCGCGGACGCGTTCCGCACTGCGACGGGCATCCATGCGGCGGCGATTGCCAAAGCCTTGAGCATGCACGACGATTGGCTGGCGGAGCGGGTGTATTGCGGCGTGCCGTCGAGCATGGTGGGGCGCGCGCACGAGATCGAGATCGGGCCCATGTCCGGCGAACATAACGTACGGTTCCTGCTCAACCGGCGCGGCTTGCAGGCGGACGCGCCGATCGTTGCGAAAATTTTGGAGGTCGCCAAACGCTCGAACCGCCTGATGTCTGAGGAGGACGTCAAACGCATCGTCACGGTGATGAGCCGCCGTTTGCGCGCCCATCAGGAAATCACCGACGATGAAATTGACCGCGAACTTTCGCGCGTGAAAGCGAGGGTGTGA
- a CDS encoding response regulator transcription factor produces the protein MKTILVVDDEPKITQLVRDYLERAGFGVLIAHDGKRALSLAKTEKPSAVILDLGLPQLDGLDFTREFRKLSNAPIIMLTARADESDKLIGLELGADDYMTKPFSPKELVARVRVVFRRIENAASMNSEMIRVADLTLDVPRLRVTAEKREIEELTPTEFELLATLARQPGRVFTRAQLLDAIHGVAFESYERAIDAHIKNIRRKVEVKASEPKYVLTVYGVGYKFADK, from the coding sequence ATGAAAACCATCCTCGTTGTAGACGACGAACCCAAGATCACCCAACTCGTGCGGGATTACCTCGAACGCGCGGGATTTGGCGTTTTGATCGCGCACGACGGGAAGCGCGCCCTCTCGCTGGCGAAGACGGAGAAGCCTTCGGCGGTCATTCTGGACTTGGGCTTGCCCCAACTAGACGGCTTGGACTTCACCCGCGAGTTTCGCAAACTCTCTAACGCCCCGATCATCATGCTCACCGCCCGCGCCGACGAATCGGACAAACTCATCGGCCTCGAACTCGGCGCGGACGATTACATGACCAAGCCGTTCAGCCCGAAGGAGTTGGTGGCGCGCGTGCGTGTTGTTTTTCGCCGTATCGAAAACGCGGCGAGCATGAACTCGGAAATGATCCGCGTCGCAGACCTCACTCTCGACGTGCCGCGTCTGCGCGTCACTGCCGAGAAGCGCGAGATCGAAGAGTTGACTCCCACAGAGTTTGAGTTGCTTGCCACGTTGGCGCGTCAGCCTGGACGTGTCTTCACTCGCGCTCAACTATTGGATGCTATTCACGGCGTGGCGTTTGAATCGTACGAGCGAGCAATCGACGCGCACATCAAGAACATCCGCCGCAAGGTTGAGGTCAAGGCGAGCGAGCCGAAGTACGTGTTGACCGTGTATGGCGTCGGATACAAATTTGCGGATAAGTGA
- a CDS encoding KH domain-containing protein: MKDLIEYIAKSLVEHPDEVQVTQSGSGSRVRIELSVAKDDMGRVIGKSGKVANSIRTLLRVAAEREGKQATLDVVEPD; the protein is encoded by the coding sequence ATGAAGGATTTGATCGAATACATCGCCAAGTCGTTAGTGGAGCATCCCGATGAAGTGCAGGTGACGCAATCGGGGAGCGGTTCACGCGTGCGCATCGAGTTGAGTGTGGCGAAGGACGATATGGGGCGCGTCATCGGCAAGAGCGGCAAGGTCGCCAACTCCATCCGCACGTTGTTGCGAGTGGCGGCGGAGCGCGAAGGCAAGCAAGCCACGCTCGATGTGGTCGAGCCAGACTAA
- a CDS encoding indolepyruvate oxidoreductase subunit beta produces the protein MKTYSLMFAGVGGQGSLLIAELTSLAAVRAGYDTKQTEVHGVSQRGGSVETHVRFGEKIHSPIVTPGEAHAVVGLEKLEALRFAHFVDPQNGTILVNDYELVPASVLNAEALYPHESIAYMKSKGLRVISLPASQTARDLGDARMANVVLLGALSNLLPIERDVWDKTLRLRIPAKYMEGNLQAFEAGAKEMTERMKAEA, from the coding sequence ATGAAGACCTACAGCCTGATGTTCGCGGGCGTGGGCGGGCAAGGCTCTCTGCTCATCGCCGAGTTGACCTCGCTTGCCGCCGTCCGCGCGGGATACGACACGAAGCAGACCGAAGTCCACGGCGTTTCGCAGCGCGGCGGCAGTGTGGAGACTCACGTCCGCTTCGGCGAGAAAATTCACTCGCCGATCGTCACGCCTGGGGAGGCGCACGCCGTCGTCGGCTTGGAAAAACTGGAGGCGCTGCGCTTCGCCCATTTCGTTGACCCGCAAAACGGGACGATTCTCGTCAACGATTATGAACTTGTCCCCGCCTCCGTGTTGAACGCGGAGGCGCTTTATCCGCATGAGTCCATCGCCTACATGAAATCAAAAGGCTTGCGCGTGATCAGCCTGCCCGCCTCGCAGACCGCGCGCGACCTCGGCGATGCGCGCATGGCGAACGTCGTTTTGCTCGGCGCGTTATCGAACCTCCTGCCCATTGAGCGGGATGTGTGGGACAAGACTCTCAGGCTCCGCATCCCCGCCAAATATATGGAAGGCAACTTGCAGGCGTTTGAAGCGGGAGCGAAGGAAATGACGGAAAGGATGAAGGCGGAAGCATGA
- the rpsP gene encoding 30S ribosomal protein S16: MVRIRLRRIGLKGQPTYRVVAADKESPRDGRFLEILGFYNPRTQPATVHLKEDRVYHWMKNGALPTESVAQVFKASGTMDRWERFKKGEAVETLVKEAEEAEAKRKEAGKGK, translated from the coding sequence ATGGTTCGTATTCGTTTACGTCGGATCGGGTTGAAGGGTCAGCCCACGTATCGCGTCGTCGCCGCGGATAAAGAGTCCCCTCGTGACGGTCGCTTTTTGGAAATCTTGGGCTTTTACAATCCCCGCACACAGCCCGCGACAGTGCATCTCAAAGAAGACCGCGTGTATCACTGGATGAAGAACGGCGCGTTGCCGACCGAGTCGGTGGCGCAGGTATTCAAAGCCTCTGGCACAATGGACCGCTGGGAACGCTTCAAGAAGGGCGAGGCAGTTGAAACGCTCGTCAAAGAAGCGGAAGAGGCGGAAGCCAAGCGCAAGGAAGCGGGTAAGGGTAAATAG
- a CDS encoding AMP-binding protein, with amino-acid sequence MTYEVFHNTTIGELLSVQATRFPNQTFLRLDDKRWSYADVELQACSLAAGLRDLGLQPGDRLAVTLPNTPEHVVTIFAAAKAGLILVPINVRRDQSDVLARFAKTKPRALVTFSGAKEAAGVDQLEVAEEMRKQIPELEFVVSVSHAKSDKKRGILAWESLLKDTAALPPAITKPRDAAAIIHSLGSAGEPRGATLTHGGMARNAAAMAERMDCSAQDVFLGTVPFSNTFGITAILLACAVAGAQLVCMPHFHPSEALRLIRETGVTILSGVPTMFALELNHKGFDSSACATLRAGIMAGAPCPSELVRRARAEMDFKLLIGYGLTEASPAVTMTQLDDGPITATETVGIPLDGVEIKVIGADGETLANGEEGELCARGYNIMTGYWGDPQATAQVLDKDGWLRTGDLAVIDADGPARIVGRKDEVIMRGGFKIHPGAVEMILRSCPGVRDAAVVGAPDLIYGELTCACIVVENHATLSKQDVLDFAAAHLPDYARPDRVLFFDALPRNAGVVHKEYLRERVRIHGHAWRFGKNIDTDAIIPARRCNTSDPRELALYCMEDADADFVKKMKRGDLIVADSNFGCGSSREVAPLAIKAAGVSAVVAASFARIFFRNAINIGLPILECPQAVEGINEGDEIEVEPAAGIIRNLTTGEQYQAAPFPEFLRRIIDVGGLLAYAEERLAQQINITTDERG; translated from the coding sequence ATGACCTATGAAGTCTTTCACAACACAACCATCGGCGAATTGTTGAGCGTGCAAGCCACGCGCTTCCCCAACCAGACCTTTCTGCGGTTGGACGATAAACGCTGGTCCTACGCGGATGTGGAGCTACAAGCCTGCTCGCTCGCCGCGGGATTGCGCGACCTCGGTCTTCAACCGGGCGACCGCCTCGCGGTGACCTTGCCCAACACGCCCGAACACGTGGTCACGATCTTTGCCGCCGCCAAAGCGGGACTCATCCTCGTGCCGATCAACGTCCGCCGCGATCAGTCGGATGTGCTGGCGCGTTTTGCAAAAACGAAGCCGCGCGCGCTGGTCACGTTTTCGGGGGCGAAAGAGGCCGCTGGCGTGGACCAGCTCGAAGTCGCGGAAGAGATGCGGAAGCAAATCCCAGAATTGGAGTTTGTCGTCTCCGTCTCCCATGCGAAGTCGGATAAAAAGAGGGGCATCCTGGCGTGGGAAAGTTTGCTGAAAGATACGGCGGCGCTCCCGCCTGCGATCACAAAACCGCGCGACGCAGCGGCGATCATCCACTCGTTGGGCAGCGCGGGCGAGCCGCGCGGCGCGACGCTCACACACGGCGGCATGGCGCGCAACGCGGCGGCGATGGCGGAACGGATGGATTGCAGCGCGCAGGATGTTTTTCTCGGCACGGTCCCGTTCTCGAACACGTTCGGCATCACCGCCATCCTGCTGGCTTGCGCGGTGGCGGGCGCGCAGTTGGTGTGTATGCCGCATTTCCATCCGAGCGAGGCGCTGCGGCTGATTCGGGAAACGGGCGTGACGATTCTTTCGGGCGTGCCGACCATGTTCGCGTTGGAATTGAACCACAAGGGTTTCGACTCTTCGGCTTGCGCCACGCTTCGCGCCGGAATTATGGCTGGCGCGCCGTGCCCGAGCGAACTCGTCCGCCGGGCGCGCGCGGAGATGGATTTCAAATTGCTCATCGGCTATGGTCTCACCGAAGCCTCGCCCGCCGTGACGATGACTCAACTGGATGACGGTCCCATCACCGCGACGGAAACGGTCGGCATCCCGTTGGACGGCGTCGAGATCAAAGTGATCGGCGCGGACGGCGAGACGCTTGCGAACGGCGAAGAGGGCGAGTTGTGCGCGCGCGGCTACAACATCATGACCGGTTATTGGGGCGACCCGCAAGCAACGGCTCAAGTTTTGGATAAGGACGGCTGGCTCCGCACGGGCGATCTTGCGGTCATCGACGCGGACGGACCCGCGCGCATCGTCGGACGCAAGGATGAGGTCATCATGCGCGGCGGGTTCAAAATCCATCCCGGCGCGGTCGAAATGATTTTGCGTTCGTGTCCCGGCGTGAGAGATGCGGCGGTCGTCGGCGCGCCGGATTTGATCTACGGCGAGTTAACTTGCGCCTGCATCGTGGTCGAGAATCACGCAACGCTTTCCAAACAGGATGTGCTCGATTTCGCCGCGGCGCATTTGCCCGATTACGCCCGCCCTGACCGCGTCCTGTTCTTCGACGCGCTGCCGCGCAACGCGGGCGTCGTCCACAAGGAATATCTGCGCGAGCGCGTGCGGATTCACGGTCATGCGTGGCGGTTCGGCAAAAACATAGACACCGACGCCATCATCCCTGCGCGGCGCTGCAACACCTCCGACCCGCGCGAACTCGCCCTGTATTGCATGGAAGACGCCGACGCGGACTTCGTCAAAAAGATGAAACGCGGCGATCTCATCGTCGCCGATTCCAATTTCGGCTGCGGTTCGTCGCGCGAGGTCGCTCCGCTTGCGATCAAAGCCGCGGGCGTTTCGGCGGTGGTCGCCGCATCGTTTGCGCGCATCTTCTTCCGCAACGCGATCAACATCGGCTTGCCGATCCTCGAATGTCCGCAGGCGGTGGAGGGCATCAACGAGGGCGACGAGATCGAGGTCGAGCCTGCCGCGGGCATCATCCGCAACCTGACGACGGGCGAACAATATCAAGCCGCGCCCTTTCCCGAATTTTTGCGCCGCATCATTGACGTGGGCGGTCTGCTCGCGTATGCGGAGGAACGGCTCGCGCAACAAATCAATATCACCACAGATGAACGCGGATGA